The following coding sequences lie in one Kribbella sp. NBC_00709 genomic window:
- a CDS encoding ABC transporter ATP-binding protein: MTALTVRTEDLSVRFAGAPALDRLDLRLAPGKIHGLLGRNGSGKSTLAATLAGFRRPDEGRVLIEGGDLGTAQQPYENAVVTSRVCLIRESGDIPDAAPVKQAIGLAAALRPYWDADFAADLLDRFEVPLNKKIQKLSRGKKSALGVVLGLASRAPLTIFDESYLGMDVPSRNLFYDALLADYTEVPRTIVLSTHLVSEVSALLEEVVILDNGRLVTQAPVDALRGRGASIVGPAAAVDKFTAGFTVLAEERLGGTKSTTILGDLDPAFLGQAAAAGLEIGPVGLQDLFVHLTAPAGARS, from the coding sequence ATGACCGCCCTGACTGTGAGGACCGAGGATCTATCGGTCCGGTTCGCCGGTGCGCCGGCGCTGGATCGGCTCGATCTGCGGCTGGCGCCCGGGAAGATCCACGGGCTGCTCGGCCGGAACGGGTCCGGCAAGAGCACGCTCGCCGCGACCCTGGCCGGGTTCCGCCGGCCCGACGAGGGCCGGGTGCTGATCGAGGGCGGCGACCTCGGTACGGCGCAGCAGCCGTACGAGAACGCCGTCGTCACCAGCCGGGTCTGCCTGATCCGCGAGTCCGGTGACATCCCCGACGCCGCACCGGTCAAACAGGCGATCGGCCTCGCCGCAGCGCTGCGCCCGTACTGGGACGCCGACTTCGCCGCCGACCTTCTCGATCGCTTCGAGGTCCCGCTGAACAAGAAGATCCAGAAGCTCTCCCGCGGTAAGAAGTCCGCGCTCGGCGTCGTCCTCGGCCTCGCCAGCCGGGCCCCGCTGACGATCTTCGACGAGAGCTACCTGGGGATGGACGTCCCGTCGCGGAACCTCTTCTACGACGCCCTGCTCGCCGACTACACCGAGGTGCCGCGCACGATCGTGCTCTCCACCCATCTGGTCAGCGAGGTCAGTGCACTGCTCGAAGAGGTCGTCATTCTCGACAACGGCCGCCTCGTCACCCAGGCGCCGGTGGACGCACTCCGCGGCCGCGGAGCCTCGATCGTCGGTCCGGCCGCGGCGGTCGACAAGTTCACCGCCGGCTTCACCGTGCTCGCGGAGGAGCGGCTCGGCGGCACCAAGTCCACCACGATCCTCGGTGACCTCGACCCGGCCTTCCTCGGACAGGCCGCCGCGGCCGGCCTCGAGATCGGCCCGGTCGGCCTGCAGGACCTCTTCGTCCACCTCACCGCCCCGGCAGGAGCCCGATCGTGA
- a CDS encoding GntR family transcriptional regulator translates to MFDDRSPIYLQIAEQIKNDIVTGALAEDEQVMSTNQYAAFYRINPATAAKGFAQLVDEGVLYKKRGIGMFVAPNARDLLRTGRRDSFFADVVDPMIREAKAIGIPLKDILQHIRTYGDA, encoded by the coding sequence GTGTTCGACGACCGGAGTCCGATCTACCTGCAGATCGCCGAGCAGATCAAGAACGACATCGTGACCGGCGCGCTGGCCGAGGACGAGCAGGTGATGTCGACCAACCAGTACGCCGCCTTCTACCGGATCAACCCGGCCACCGCCGCCAAGGGGTTCGCGCAACTGGTCGACGAGGGCGTGCTGTACAAGAAGCGCGGGATCGGGATGTTCGTCGCGCCGAACGCCCGCGACCTGCTCCGCACCGGCCGCCGCGACTCGTTCTTCGCCGACGTCGTCGACCCGATGATCCGCGAAGCCAAAGCCATCGGCATCCCCCTGAAAGACATCCTCCAACACATCCGTACGTATGGAGACGCCTGA